CCTCTTACTCTCAGAATTCCATCCTCCATCACGGGATCTAGTCGGTAGAGCCGGCTCGCCTTTGGTATGGTTCGACCTGACCGGATTCGCTCTACCTCGTCTTGGAAGCTGTCTTCTTGAACACGTCGTATCAGCTCCTTTTCTGCGCGCTCGATGTGTCGATGTTCCAGTTTAATCGCTCGTCGTCGACAGATATCCACGAAGACTAGGACTCTTGCTATAGTTCTCACCAGAATTTCGTATTTGGAGAAGCGGGCAGGATCAGGTACGCAGCTGGATCTTCTGGGATTCTCACTCACATGTAGGACTTCCTCTTCTGTTTCTTCATACGCCGTCTTCCCGGGCCACTGGTCTTCAGGTAGATAGAGGAAATCTGGTCCCTGGAACCACCGGTCCGTCGAGCTGATGGGCGCATTGGTCAACCGTGTGGCATCGTCAGCCACGTTGTGGTCGGTCGGCAGCCATCTCCATTCTTCCTTTTGGGTGAGCTCAGCAATCTCACCGAGTCTATGTGCAACGAAAGGTGTATATCGTCGCATGTCGTTCCTGACCCAATGGACCACCGTCGACGAGTCCGTCCAGTACGTCGTCTGGTCTACTTCCATGCGATGCTCCCTCTTGATGGTTTCGGCGAGACGAGCACCTATCACCGCTGCCTGGAGCTCCAACCGGGGAATCGTCAGCGCTTTCTTTGGCGCTACCTTCGCCTTTGCCGCTATTAAGACGACTTCGATGGTCCCGTCGTTTCTCGTGATGCGCCAGTATGCCGTTGTCGCAAATGCCTGCTCACTTGCGTCACACAGTATATGAAGATCGATCCGTTCATACCCATTCAACGTGTAGCAGCGTGGCAGTCGTAGCATCGCGATCTCGGGAAGTTGCGCCAGCCAGGATGTAAAGAGCTCGTTTTCTTCTGCCGGGATCGGTTCGTCCCATGTCATCTGGAGTCGCCATGAGCTCTGCAGGATGATCTTAGAGCGGATGGTGTAATGGCTCAATAGCCCCAGCGGGTCGTACACAGACATGACAGCGCTGAGTGCTTCTCTCTTGGTCGGTGCTCGCTTCCCCGCTTTGACATCTTCAGGAACTCGGCTCATGCAGGTGTTGAATCCCAACTCGTCTCGTTGAGCATTCCAATACAACCCAAGTATCTTGCTTCCGGGCTGTTCTCCCCCCAGTTGCGTAGGGGCTGTTGCGTGCAGCTCTGAGGGAATTCCTTTCAAAATGTTTGGGTCACTAGAGTTCCATCCCTTCAAATTGAAGCCAGCACGAGCATGCACTTCTCTCGTTTCTTCGACAGCCTTTCGTGCTTCCTCCGCATCTTTGAAACTCGCAACCCAGTCATCCATGTAGTGAGCGTTCTTTATGGCTTCCAGTGCACGCGGGAACTCCTTTCCGTGTATGTCTGCATTGTGATTACGGACATGGTGAGCTATGTACGGAGAGCTTGTTGCGCCGAAGAAAACACTGGTCATCTTGTACTTCTTCGGAGGCCTTTCTCGGTCTTCTCCCCTCCACAGGAACTGTTGAGCTGGTTGGTCCTCGGGTCGTACTTTGATTCGCAGGAACATCTCTTGGATATCCGCCGTGATAGCGACGGCCCCTTCTCGAAATCTGAATTATTATTCAGATTTCGAGAAGGGGCCGTCGCTATATATGCCGGGCATATTTGCCCGGCAACGACAACAGCATATCAGGTCCTTCCAGTAACTCGTCGTTTAGGCTCACCCCATTGTTTCTCGCCGCTGCGTCGAACACCAATCGATAACCCGGTTTGTTTGGATTCGTCACGGCAAAGTGAGGCAGAAACCACTTCACTGGGCTATCGTCTTCCGAACCGTCACATGGCGTCGCGTAACCCTTTTTCAATAGATTTTCAATCTGCTGAGTGTATTCCATCTTGAAAACCGGGTCCGCGTCCATCTGTATTTCCTTCCTTTTGAGACGACGCAAGGCCTGATTGTAACTTGCCGGCATTTTCATCTTGTCCCTACGCCATGGTAGCCCCACCTCGTAGCCGACGTCAGTCTTCTTGATGGTTCGTTCGACTATAGTGACGGCTCGTTGGTGTGCCTCGCTCATTCTAGGCTTCCCTTGTACGCCCAGTGCTTCGATCTTGAAGTGTGCTTCTACGAGATCGTGCAGTTCCTTCTCGCCTGGGTTAGCACTATGGGCCCGTTCGTAAATGTGCAGTACGTCCTCTCCTTCGTAGATTGCGCGGCGAGGCGCAGTCCTTGGTCGTGCCATCTTCTCCAATGTAGCTGCCATATGTTCGATGCTACTTCTCGTCCTTGTTGGAGTTGGTGACCTTTCTCGTCCTGCTTCGAGACGCGTCTGCCTTGGTTCCTCTCGTTGTAGCCCCTCCCCCCGTTGGCTGACTGGGTTTTGTATCAGCCACTCGTTTACTTTCTGGAGTGGTTCTTCTTTGAAAGGGGGCTCCGCCTGCTGCTCTTCTTCGCCACTTTCATCCTCTTGAATTGCCGCTACTTCTGCGGCCAACCGCATCTTCACGAGATCGGCTTCCATCTTGAGCTCGAGTCTCTTAATTTCGGCCAGTTTCTCCGCCGCCTCTAATTCTGCGAGCCGCCTTTTTGTAGTCACACTGACATTCGATCGATGTGACCTGTTTGTCGATCGATGTGACCTGCTGGATTTTGCCGGCGACCTCTCGCGTCTTTTGTCACTAGCCATGTTAGGTTCTACCAACCCAGACAATGGTGACGCCGGCTGATCTAGGGGAATGTTCCTCAACCGATCCAGGGAGTCGTTCCTCAGTTGTTCCCTCTCGATTGCTTGGAGACGACGTTTTTCTTCCATCTCTGCTGCGTCCACCTGACTTCTTGTTATTACCATTTCGCAGCGTGTATACGAGTTCCAGTCAATGACCGACGCCTCTTCGTGTTGCGTAGATCTGAAAAGATCCGATTGTTTCTTCAGATCTGAAAAGATCTGTTCGCTTCTTCAGATCTGAGAAGATCTTTCCGTTACTTCAGATCTGAGAAGATCTTTTCGTTCCTTTAGATCTGAAAAGATCTTATTCGTTCCTTTAGATCTGAAAAGATCTTTTTCGTTACTTCAGAGTGAATTGATCCGCTCGCGCTCAGCTCTGAAAGATCTTTTCGTTCTTCAAATCTTCGATCTTTTCGTTCTTCAAATCTTCGATGGTTTTCTTGATTCGGCTGAAGGACCAGactgtagtggactgtatttgttTCTCGGGTCGTGGAATCAAAGAACGGTTTCTTATTTACAACACACTTGGGCAAACGATGACTGGAGACTGcagactttttttttttttttttttttttttttttttttttttttttttttttttggtgtagcagggggaaaatctgcaaacagacgaacacaccctctgctgagggggaacagtgtggggattctcactctctgagctcgagacccactaaaaacccttaactgcttcttcataggttccgggcattttgcctattaaccagttgactcttatggtttctggactctcacacgatcatagtcgtgttgatagttgtttgctgcctatagcttttataggttaagctcttctttggttacatttaaatccttaactgatctctcggtcttcggtggtaggttcttgaccttctagcttcttctgttggatcgtagtcaactaatcttcgtagttcctcatttggatgttgtttggctttgtcgaatatcctttccgcctttctcttcataaattctgtaactggttcccattccaagtccttgtagatttgtttgttcctaacaaaccagggtacgtccatcgccattctaaggagtttattttcagtggcctgtattctcttgatgtgggtcttggctgcgaagccccatgccgccgatccatatgtgagttgtggtcgcgcaatagttttaatcatcgtcaacttgatgttcttattcatatgacttcttctgcctatgagtggataaagtttactcattgcggcttttgttttatcaacagcacatttgatgtggtttttccatgtaagtcctctgtcaagcgtcactcctaggtatgttgcttcatttttccattcaacctcttgtccatcaacttcaaggttttcttccatcctcaatcttctcttttgcagtaatattgcttgagtctttcttccattgatttggattttccatttgatgcaccatttgagtaattcatctatggcttcctgcagtctccggtgtatgatctctgggcgtcgatgtctgaacgctattcctgtgtcatctgcgtacaaggtgagcatattcctagcattcttcgggatatcataaacgtatattacgtaaagcagaggtccaagtaccgatccttgaggcactcccgcttccaattgtctggtttgagaggttgctccatctatcttcacataaaagtttctattcctcagatagttccttataatcttgcatagcttggtcgaatatcctgcttttttcatcttgtagattaggccttcgtgccatactctatcaaaagctctctcgatatccatcagaactaatcctgtggcctgttttgtctgcattccttcggtgacgtattctatgagccgtagtaattggagttcagtcgagtgttgtcgtcgaaatccaaattgttcgggtgggattatcttcaacatttctgtttcctcattcagccttttggcgataaccctctcgacgacttttcctagtgctgatagtaggctgattggtctataattttgaggaaatttccgttcctttccaggcttgttgaaaactatcatttctgcagttttccatctctttgggtagtattcggtcctcatcactccgtttgttatattcgtcaaggctgctattccttttctaggcaatttcttcaacatataattcgttatcctatcttctcccggtgctttccggtttttcagtttcattatgatctctttgatttctgttggtgaagccggttttggaatgatttcggtttccggtggttccgtcatcagttcttcgtttgcctccacttcttcttctagatcttcattgtcatcatcatttctgtaatttattctggcttctctctcaattgtgtcggcaagtgcttcggctttttcaagtctcgtatataccattccgtttgctccatgcagtggaggtataactgtctgttctcgtcgtaagcgtttttgcattttccaagccgagtgatctattgtattcagttcccttaatctctggttccatctgttattacgcagttctgttaaagcatttttcaatatttgactatgcttattcagtttcttcttgtcttcttctctttttgttgttctgtagattttcctgagtcttctgttcttttttataagttcctttatatcccttggcgtatctccgtgtgaatgtttcggaattggtttccttattctcttggtgctttcttcataggcttcttttatatgattttccaatttttcaactgcttcatctaattcatcctgggtgtttatttggggaatttccctgattttctcctgaagtaaattcttatatttctcccagtctgtgcgatccttggtttgtgtctcttcttcgtttcttgggccatgtcccactatgaattctatgggattgtggtctgaagttccgtcttctattgtatcaatgctgatttcttcagtgatgtctttcattacgacaatgtccagtacatcgggtagtccatttactcttggtatgtaggtcggtatatcaggtcctatcacaactgcattaagtttttcagcataaatcttcagtcttctcccgtttgtattttccaccctactgttccattcctgcgatttgcagttaagatcaccaattatgattttcgggtgtcttccttctagtagcatttttagatcctcttccagcatgtccttatccggtgatttataagttgaaataatcttcacttgccctcgattagtattcacaataatcgatattgcttctacttcttgtccattgaatatttggtcgaaatggtgatccatattccttctagccagtatagcaacgccacctgtgctgttaggtctatcatttctgtaaatatcgtaattgggaaatgctatccgaacgttggggttaagtctcgtttcttggagagctatgacatccggtctcttctcttcaatcagttcttcgaattctgatctgcgggctctcaatccttcgacgttccaagagacgattatgagattgttctttatcgtcgtgtcagccattaaatattcttaataatttgctgcatcttcttctcaatctctttctccagattctgcatcatcgtgctgaggaggtttttcgtgaacttatccagttcctcagtgattccagaaattccttttctggtttcggcttttttgacggtttttgccttttccgtctttttctctggtttcttcgtctctttgaccactttggttgcagtttcctggggtttcttcacttccgaagagttttgggatggcctcggtgtattttgtgttggcctcgagctggtctggttcgatcttggcgatctcttggtctttttagtgaccaatttccattcgctacatcccttgtagctagctggatgtccttgctctccacagagaacacaagaggcatttcgctcctcgttctccctggtaagcgtacactccttggagctgtgattaccggagcatttcacgcacctccatggaaaagtgcacttactttgggcatgtccatatcgctgacagcggtaacattgtccaggcccaatcgtccttctcttaggttcaacaacacagttcatgttgtagagccttttcacctcgaagatacccttattctgggttttaaccagcaataagggcatcggctgttttgttttatttgaggtcatccttatgacctcagcatcgacgatcccttgatccttgaggtcgtcaaggatcgtcgggatatctgcatccagcggtaggtatctcactaccgcgtatattttcttttcttcctcccgttgaagagtgtaaaactccctatttattttatgaaggaagtccgtcatccttctatgatcatcggcgctttgtgggacgattcttataccgtcctttactgtcgtcgctctttggtatttaataccgtttcgcattaacgcgttcgaaattgaagtccattcggacgtacctctcagggtgacaggggggattttttcttttctctccactggagtggttttctcttggtctggggtttccaagactcttttcttgtttgcatcttcatttgacgaggagctatcctttctcactcttttggcgggtggggaaattttggtttgaggggttttgaccacctccatcttctgttttggaaccggtaagttcacttcttggacatttttcaaaataatgttcttcttgagtgctttggagtaacttcccttatttccctcctgcaactcgagcctctccctgagatttttaatctcagcaactaagctagatacgcatctatctaactcattcaccctcgctttcagacttgcgttctcctctctcaaaatatcgtgttcggacacgacattagcgatttctggcgcgtcttcttccattacggaatcgcagtccgaatggtcagacattttagaatctaattaataattactttgctactcaaagaaattggaaataaaatttttcaagacaaaagaaaaatgtatctcatgcatgaaaacaaaacggctcatcaaaaattctctacgctatgagaaaaatcagaaagaaagatacgaaaaataagctcacctgatgttttctgcagtaccaacgagaaaaaaaaaatccctggacacttaggatgaacaccaactttggaaattttaacgaattaaaattccgataacaaatatagaacctacaaaaaCTCCACAGACGGAATCGCCTGCAGACTATCTCAAACCGTCGCCCTTTATACAATATGCGCCCCTTTTTAGGGTCTCAGAGGCACCGTATTGGTGGGGGCGGCTGACCTATAGGTTTACAGTTCTAATATTTCATGGGTATATTTACACAATATttacaatttcaaaactttcttTCGCCGTCCATCTCGGTAGGTAAGTTGGTTCTTCTTTTTCACTCGCCGTCCGTAACagaaattcttactaagaacggaccatgctgctcTGAAATGGCTCCTGAGATTTAAGAAAtcggaaggacaagtggctagatggattgagaggctgcaagagtatgactttgacactgaacacagagcggagactagccatcgcaatgcagacgaGTTATCAAGAAGtccttgtcccgagaattgcagccattgttcacgcctggaagaaaagatctatttaaggcggaccaccgtaatcgaagacgactggctacctgaagaaattcaaagaacacaagaggaagataacgacttgaaaataatcctgagttggaagaagagcggtagacgacctacttgggaagaagtatccagactgagccagaatataaagtcgtattgggcacaatgggaaacgttgaagattgatggaggtcctctgaaacgttgttgggaaaatgaagatggaactgagcagagacttcagttgattgtgccgaagagccgtgtgacagacattctgaccagattacataatggaacttcaggtggacatttcgggataactaagacattggaaaaagtcaggcagcgattttatagGCTAAATTGTAAGAAGGACGTTAAAGATGGGTGTAGAAGATGAACGGTTTGTGCTGcggctaacggaccttatggtaaaggaaaagcacccatgaggcaatataacgtcggatccccaTGGAaagagtagctatcgacatcgctggcccctttcccggaacagaccatggaaacaagtacattttggtagcgatggactatttcacgaaatgggtggaagcctgtTACGTATAGATTTTGATTTACGGATAATTTTATCGGAAACAGTAACACAAATTAAATTGGCTGGGCTCGCGACTTAGCTCTGAGTGGAGAAGGGGGTGGGTTTCTTGAAAAATAGAGGGCGCCAGTTAGTTTTAAAATTTACTTTCGAATTGGTTACTTTCACTTAAGATCAAAACTAACAAAATAGAAAAAGCTGTTCAATGAaagtctttttttttcttcctaaATTAGATCTTTGGTATTTATTCAAAagtttatgattgaaataatatttatcaaGAAACGAATCTCATAATCAAGTTAAACCATTAGTTATTATTAGTCAACCTGGCAATTTCAGCTGAGGAGATGAAGGCCGGCTTTCATTTACAGGTATTGAgtacaatgaatgaaaataatcaggtgaaattatttcaaggtgATAAAAATCCAATATTCGCtacttgaattgaaaataatgaatttgatAGATTTTACTAATAGGTGGTCCAGTTCTTAATATATCAATTATAAGTGTTCTTGAAATTTGGTAACTgtaatttaagaaaaaaacgtCTGGAGAGAATGAAAAGAAATTTGTACTCATCCAGTGTCAATTCTTGCCCTGGAGAGGCCTCAAGGTCAATTCCAAGGGGTGATCTCCCAAACGAAGTCAAGGGTTGTTCAAATTCTTGAAGTCACTGGATTTTCGAAGATGTTGAAAAATGGTTGTTGTTCGTGTTCTTGTTTTCTGTTAATTGCTCTCGCTGCATATACCAAACGCCCAAATGTTGAAggtctatattaataaaagccTAAAATCGAGTCAGTTGTTGAACGATCTTGGATATAATCGATAACTTTCATAACGTTACCTAAGATGGTGGTCGGCTTTCTAGAATGTTCTTCAGTAAGTGAATATCTATCCCGTATGAAACGGAAATTCTGTTTGATTCCCAAAAAATCCAAATTAAATCAACagaattcaatgaattcaacaatTCAAAATATCCGAAAGAATCGTGTGATTATAATTTCACAAACTTGAATGTCAAATTTCAAACACTTGTTTCAGAAGAAGACGTGAATACAATCGAAAATTCTCGAACTCATATGGCGCACGGAAGTGAGGACTTGAGGACAACTTTTTTTGTTAGATTGAAGATGTTTTATTAATTGCCTAGTTTCGAAGCCTACAGGGGCGTTCAATTACCGCCTGGAATTCATGATATTTAACGTTacaagcctacggtattcctaatcaagaggcaagtacagggtgggcaaatttcgatgttttagcactacagtttttaaaccagaggagatagacaaaatctgataccccattctcgttctctttttctgagaaactaacaatagtagtagtcatttttggccactttcttttgttttcgagttataatcaaaaattggaaaaatggcgatatcgaaataactttatatctccgctaatactgatgatagagctctgaaactgaaacattatacaggcacttttttacgtagaatccagtggcgtgctcgcctttttagcaggatttcaaatcacgaagctatgacccaaagttatatttttttaaatgggaacactagttttctgtgcaattttttgaaagcttaatttttactgatttcaaaaatatataacatcatatggtttgtatcaatttaaataatagaaaatggtcaaaaaccctttttctcaatatttctatggtttcaacttttgatgagcataaaaaaatatagcatcgtatgattaccactgtctccttctataagtcctttcattattatgaaaattcatgaaatatatcttgattaaaattttgtgaaaattggtaaaaagcatagaaagaatgacattgccggaaggagactgcttttgttataggaaactctatttttctgtgctcgtcaaaagtcgaaaccatagaaatattggtaaaaagtgtttttgaccattttctattatttatattgacacaaaccatatgatgttatatatttttgaaatcagtaaaaattaagctttcaaaaaattgcacagaaaccTTATGTTCCCATTTAAGAagacataactttgggtcatagcttcgtaattaaaaattctgctaaaaaggcgagcacgccactggattctacgtaaaaaagtgcctgtataatgtttcaatttcagagctctatcatcagaattagcggagatataaatttatttcgaaatcgccgtttttccaatttttgcttataactcgaaaacaaaagcaAGTGGCCAagaatcactactactattgtaagtttctcagaaaaagagaacgagaatggggtatcagattttgtctatctcttctggtttaaaagctgtagtgctaaaacatcgaaatttgcccaccctgtacagtagctgataaattggtcagagaattcttctgcagatttggaatacctctggagctgcattgtgatcaaggccgaaattttgaatcgaagttattccaagaagtatgcagcaaattggggattcacaaaacaaggactacacctcttcatccacaatcagacggcatggtcgaacgaatgaatcggaccatgggaaaacatctagccaaagtagtttatgatcaccagcgggattgggatgaatatttacatctattcaccatggcatatagatctttcggttcaagaatctaccaaagAAAcgccatccagtataatgttcggcggccttgcgacttagagtttggatgtaagcctggagaagacgtagctggggaggactacgttagtaaattaaggaacaagctggattacattcatgacaaggtacgcaatcaaatgcagcaagcaagtgaccgaatgaaaatgcgctacgacatcaaggccattgaaggtggattcaccactggagatctggtgtggctacataatccacagaggaggaaaggtttttcaccaaagctgcagagacagtgggagggccgtatgaaataatcaataggataaatgatgtagtttaccggataaggaagctccccagaggaaaaccgaaggtcgtccatttcaaccgattagccccgtacgcgcaggacaaagaagacgtacgtcttgtggaagccccgatgcaaggtagcagcgatcaccagaagtttatggattgttatggtgatacacgcgttgcacggttcggtgttacacaggaagtacatcaagatctctttaccgtgtctgaggaatactctctcgctcattgcgtagcgaatgaccttcgtatgagcaaaggaatagcaagagtattcagaaataaatttggacgtcaggaagaactattgcgacagcagccaagaatcggaaaagttttgaaattgaagccTGAAgatcggttcatttattacctagtcaccaagcaacattcctatcagaagccaacctatcagaatctatgggcggcactgcatagcttgaaagaagaccttcaacgatttggagttaggaaattagctgttcccaagctcggttgtggattggaccagctgaattggcgagttgtacgaagcatgctggaggtggtatttcaggggactggtatacggatcctggtgtacagtttcaacccgaagcaggccagggagcctggaaaaactgtggagtgctacttccatcagaatggctactgtaggaatggtgatgagtgcaagtttcgccacggtcctcgattcactaaatctgttctgggacagaacaggcttaaggaggggacagtgtaaccagtccggcccttgcggtcggacctttcgagaaccagagcggtcgcgagGTTCTAGAACAACCACGATGGttcctgaatgtttccggcgcctatataagcccagcggaggagcaggtagacaagtacaagtacagttacagtgcaagcgactagtggaaataaatagtagtgaaagagttagtttgtgagttataagtttattaagtgtaaataaataattttaattaatcagttggacgttttaattcagcaaagaaaacgttacaatataaattttcaaaaaaatattcgatCCATGTGTAAATTGCTTGTACAAACGCTGCTGAACGAATGGTCAGGAACAATGGTCAGCCCAACACTTTCCGCATGGATCGGATCCAATATATTTCAC
The nucleotide sequence above comes from Coccinella septempunctata chromosome 4, icCocSept1.1, whole genome shotgun sequence. Encoded proteins:
- the LOC123311668 gene encoding uncharacterized protein LOC123311668; the encoded protein is MFLRIKVRPEDQPAQQFLWRGEDRERPPKKYKMTSVFFGATSSPYIAHHVRNHNADIHGKEFPRALEAIKNAHYMDDWVASFKDAEEARKAVEETREVHARAGFNLKGWNSSDPNILKGIPSELHATAPTQLGGEQPGSKILGLYWNAQRDELGFNTCMSRVPEDVKAGKRAPTKREALSAVMSVYDPLGLLSHYTIRSKIILQSSWRLQMTWDEPIPAEENELFTSWLAQLPEIAMLRLPRCYTLNGYERIDLHILCDASEQAFATTAYWRITRNDGTIEVVLIAAKAKVAPKKALTIPRLELQAAVIGARLAETIKREHRMEVDQTTYWTDSSTVVHWVRNDMRRYTPFVAHRLGEIAELTQKEEWRWLPTDHNVADDATRLTNAPISSTDRWFQGPDFLYLPEDQWPGKTAYEETEEEVLHVSENPRRSSCVPDPARFSKYEILVRTIARVLVFVDICRRRAIKLEHRHIERAEKELIRRVQEDSFQDEVERIRSGRTIPKASRLYRLDPVMEDGILRVRGRIGASAAPSDTKRPVILDGRHPITKLLVLREHCSAGHANRERVTNDLRQHYWIIHLRPTVRAIEKNCAFCRRRRAMPTTPATGDLPLARMDPFHRPFTNCGADYFGPMMIKIGRRREKRWGALFTCLTSRAVHIEIVASLSTDSTIMALRRMAARRGWPRLMYSDNGTNFRGADQELRLAYKEWLPKLQDEGLLHRMEWRFIPPGAPNQGGAWERMVRSVKTALRVTLREKAPTEEVLRTLLTEAEFSINARPLTHVSVNPADPEALTPNHFLIGSSTGMPATGPCDEADRRTWRASMALADHFWKRWVREYLPTLVPRGDSSNKARPLRIGDVVLIVDSTLPRNTWPMGLVKSTYPGPDGGIRVAEVRTRTGVFRRPVSKLAVVLKEEDYASCAGGRTVTDGE